In the Aeromicrobium fastidiosum genome, AGCGCCTCGGCGCGCGTGTGCGTCACCGCCAGCGTCTGCGGAAGGAGCCCCGCGTCGATGACGATCGGCAGCGCGTCCTTGCCCTTGGTGGCGCGCCGGATCAGCGTCATGGCCTCGGCGACGGCAGTGCCCTCGTCGAGCAGCGACGAGTTGGCGGTCGGCAGGCCCGTCAGGTCGGAGATCAGCGTCTGGAAGTTGATCAGCGCCTCGAGGCGTCCTTGCGAGATCTCCGGCTGGTAGGGCGTGTAGGCCGTGTACCAGGAAGGGTCCTCCAGCACGTTGCGGCGGATCACCGCGGGCGTGACGGTCGGGTGGTAGCCGAGACCGATCATGGCCACACCGGGGTTGTTGCGATCGGCCAGGGCCCGCAGCGTCGCGAGCGCCTCGGTCTCGGTGCGAGCAGCCGGAAGGTTAAGGGGTGAGGTGCTGCGGATGCTCGAGGGCACGGCCGCCTGCATGAGTGCGTCGAGCGATTCGTAGCCGACCCGGCGCACCATGGCGTCCTGGTCGGACGCGGTCGGGCCGATGTGGCGGCCGACGAAAGCATGAGGCGCGGTCTGATCAGGCACGGGGAGCTCCGAGGGTAGAGGCGTGGTGGACGACGCCTCCCCTTCTGTCACGCGCCCGGTGAGGGACGGAGCTCCAGAATTGCCTCGAACGCGTGGTCCTTGGTGCCTGAGAGGTTCCGGGGAGGAATTGCCCCTTCGGCGTCGCCTGGGCGAGCTCTCCCACGCGCGATCGACAGCGACGTCAGCCTACCAAGGCCGACCGACGATCGTGCGGTCAGGACGACATGCGGGCGCGGCGGCGAGCGGCGAGCTCGTCGTCGGCCGTGGAGATCTCGACGGCACGCTCGCTGGGCAGCTCGTGCAGCGAGCCCTCGATCTCCTTCCAGACACCGCCGATGGCGATGCCGAAGACACCTTGGCCGCCCTGCAGCAGGTCGATGACCTCGTCGGCCGAGCGGCACTCGTAGACGCTGGCACCGTCGCTCATCAGCGTGACCTGGGTCAGGTCGTCGGTGCCCCGCACGCGCAGGTGGTCGATCGCGACACGGATCTGCTGCAGCGAGACGCCCGCGTCGAGCAGTCGCTTGATGATCTTGAGGAGCAGGATGTCCTTGAACGAGTACAGGCGCTGGGTGCCGGAGCCGGTGGCCGAGCGGACGGTCGGCTCGACGAGCTTGGTGCGTGCCCAGTAGTCGAGCTGGCGGTACGTGATGCCGGCGGCGCTGCACGCCGTGGGGCCGCGGAAGCCCTCGTCGACGGGGAGCGGCGACACGTCGTCGTTGAAGAGCAGACCCTGGTCACTCGCCTCGGCGGCTGCCTCGTGCCGGGTGGCGGTGGTGTCGTTGTCGTGCGACTCGATCATCCGGGATGCCTTCCAAAGCTGGTGTGGGGGAAGACTACCGCCACGGAACTACATCCGTGTACCTTCGGCAGCACTCTCAAGGTAGAGATGAGAGTTGGGCCGGTCAACGACCGAGGGCGTGTCGCGACGGACGGATTCTCAACCTTGACGTGAGGGTTGAGGGTTACTGGTCGAACTGCTCCGGCGTGACCTCGTCGAGGAACTCGCGGAACTTCTCGATCTCGTCGTCCTCGTCGGCAGTGTCGTCGTCGGACGAGACGATGCCCGCCTCGTCGAGCACGTCCTCGGCGCACACGATGCGCGCGCCCGACCGCAGCGCCAGGGCGATCGAGTCGGACGGCCGCGCCGAGACCTCGGCACCGGAGGCGAACACGAGCACGGCGTAGAACGTGCCCTCCTGCACGTCGACGATGCGCACCTCGTCGAGCTCGTCGCCGAGCGACTCGATGACGTGCTGCATCAGCTCGTGCGTCAACGGCCGCACCGTCGGGGTGCCCTGCTGCGCGTAGGCGATGGCGGACGCCTCGACCGCGCCGATCCAGATCGGCAGGTACCGGACGCCCTCGGCCTCGCGGAGCAGGACGAGCGGCTGGTTGGTCGGCTGCTCGACGCGGACGCCCACGACCTCGACCTCGCGCATGCGGTCAGCCGCGCAATCGACTTCTGACCAGGACCGACTGGAACCGCACCGACAGGGCGGCGAGGCTGGCGACGGTGCGCTCGGCGGCCTCCTTGTCGAGCTGACGCGACCGCGGCGAGACGACCTGGTCGAACAGCGCGACCTCGCGGTCGGCGGCCGCCCCGAACTGGCGCAGGTGGCGCGGCTCGAGACCCAGGTGGGAGAACTCCCCCACGATCGACGCGATCTGCAGCGCCGTCGCGTCGTAGTACGTCTGCGTGGGCCGGCGCGGGATCAGCCCGAACTCCTCGATCGCGTCGAGCGTGGCACCGTCGATGCCGGCCGCCTCGAGCAGCTCGGCACGCGACAGGCGCAGGGTGCCCGACTTCTCGAGGAACGTCTCGGCCGTCGGCAGCCCGTCGTCGGCCAGGCTCAGGTGCGGTACCCGCGCCGTCGGCCCCTGCGTGGTGTCGGGGACGACGCCACGGTCCATGTCGTCGAGCACCTGGCGGATGTGGCTGAGCGGCCAGAACTTGTCGCGCTGCTGCCGCAGGATGAACCGTAGACGCTCGACGTCGTCGAACGAGAACTTGCGGTAGCCCGACGGGGTGCGCTCGGGCTCGAGCAGGCCCTCGGACTCCAGGTAGCGGATCTTGGTGATCGTCAGGTCGGGGAACTCCGGCAGGAGCTCGTCGAGCACCTTGCCGATACCGAGCCGCGAGAGCTCCGGGAGCGGCTGGGTCATTCGGCGGCTTTCAGTGCTCCGGCGAAGTAGATCAGCCGGTACTTGCCGATCTGCACCTCGTCGCCACCCGACAGGGTGATCTCGCTGTCGATGCGGTCGCGATTGACGTACGTGCCGTTGAGGCTGCCGAGGTCGGTCACGGTGTAACCGCCCGCGCCGGCGGAGCTGCGGGTGAACGTGCCGTGGCGCCGCGAGACGCTGATGTCGTCGAGGAAGATGTCGCTGTCGGGATGACGACCCACCGAGACGCTGTCGCTGTCGAGCAGGAAGCGGGCACCCGAGTCAGGCCCGCGCTGCACCAGGAGCATCGCGCTTCCGGCCGGCAGGTTCTCGACCGCCGAGACGTCGGACGCCGTCATCTCCTCGGTGTCGGCGTCGAGGATCGGGATGTGGGTCGTGTGGTCGGAGACGGCATCGGTCTGATGAACGGGAGCGGACTCGGTCGTGCGCGGTTCGGACGGAACGGCGTCGGGCTCGTGGTCCGGCGTTGACATCGGCGTCACTCCTGTGTGCGGTCGACCTCGGTGGGGGCGGTACGTGATGTCCAACCTAGCACCCGGGCAGGGTCCGCCACCGAGGGTTTGCGGACCCTGCCCGGGGTCGGGAGACGATCAGCTGGACGTCAGCGCGGCGTAGGCCTCGGCCTCGAGCAGCGATGCGGCGGGATCGTCCTCGGAGGGGCGCAGCTTGATCAGCCAACCCTCGCCGTAGGGATCGGAGTTGATGACCTCGGGGCCGCCGTCGAGCGCGTCGTTGCGGGCCACGACCTCGCCGCTGAGCGGCGAGAAGATGTCGCTGACCGACTTGGTCGACTCGAGCTCGCCGACGACCGATCCGGCCTCGACGCGGTCGCCGACGGCGGGCAGCTCGACGTAGACGATGTCGCCGAGCTGGTCCTGCGCGAAGTCGGTGATGCCGACGGTGGCGATGTCGTCGTCGAGACGCACCCACTCGTGCTCTTCGCTGTAGTACAGGTCCTCAGGAATCACCGTGTGCTCCTCAGCAGTCACGAAAACGGGGCGGGTCAGGATGTTGGTCGAGCGTACTCGGGGCTCTTGACGTCGGCCAACGCGGTGATCGTGACCTTCTTCTGCTTGGTCACCGTGGCGGATCCACCGCGGGTGGCGACCCTGTCGACGAGTCCGCCGCGAAAGCCTACCGCCTCCGCGAGACCGTCGGCGTCGCCGATCGCCTCGATGCGGTAGGGCCGCTTGATCTCGCGTCCGCCCACCCGTACCTGGCCGTCGTCGTCGAGGAAGTAGGTCTGCGCCACGACGCGGGCGACGCCGTTGATCGCGATGGCCTCGGCCCCGGCGTCGCGCAGCTCCTCGATCGCGTCGAGCAGCGCAGGAGCGTCGATGTTCTTGTCGGGGTCACGGATGACCAGCTCGATGCCGGGGCCCGTGGCACCGGCCGTCCCGGCCAGGATCGCCAGCTGCTCGGCGCGGACCTTGGCCTGCGCCTCGGCCCGTTCCGAGCGGCGTGTGCTGCTGAGCAGGCCGTCGCGGGTCGTGGTGAGGTCGTCGATCTGCGCGCTGAGCCGCTCGTTGGCGACATCGAGCGACTTGAGCAGCTCGACCAGCTCGTCGCCGCGGACGCCTGCGTAGTCGTCGCTGTCGTCGTCGTTGACCTGCACCGTGATCGCGAACGCGAGGGCTCCGATCAGCACGGCCACGACGAGCTGCGTCGCTCGCGGGCGCAGCAGGTCGCGCCATCCCTGGGGGTGCTCGAGCGGGTCGGGGGCGTCGGTCTCAGGCATGGAAGATCCTGCGACGGATGGCGGCGGCGTTGGCGAAGATGCGGATGCCCAGGACGACCACGACACCGGTGGACAGCTGCGATCCGACGCCCAGCTGGTCGCCCAGGTAGACCATGAAGGCGGCGATCAGGACGTTGGAGATGAACGACACCACGAAGACGCGGTCGTTGAACCGTCGTTCGCCCAGCGCCCGCAGGGCACCCACGACGGCGTCGAGCGCCGCGACGATCGCGATCGGCAGGTAGGGCTGCAGCGCGGTCGGCACGGTCGGCTGCAGCAGCAGGCCAGCGGCGATGCCGACCACGAGGCCGATGACCGGGATCATGCGTCCCCCTCCTCGATCGCGGTGGCGTGCTTGATGGCGAGCCGTGCCTTCGGCGTGGCCTCGACCGTCAGGTCGTCCGATCCTGTCACGTCGAACAGCACGCCGGAGTTCTTCTCGCGCGTGAGCCAGTCGCGCCGCACGCCGGTCTGCTCGAACCGCTCCTCGAGGGCGTCGGAGTCACCCAGGACGACCAGCTCGAACGGTGGGCCGATCGGCTGGTAGTTGACCTTGATGACGCCGCCCGCCTCGTGGACGGAGGTCAGCGACCCGATGCGCTTGCCGTTGACCGAGACGGCCTCCGCCCCGGCGTACCAGAAGGTATTCACCAGGACCTGCAGGTCGCTGTCGGTCACGTCGCCCCGTGGGCCCGGACCGGGGCTCACCGTGACCCGCAGGCCCGGTCCCGTCGCCGGCCGGGCAGAGGCCAGCAGCCGCATCTCCTCGTACTCCGCGTCGAACCCCACGACGGACGACGTCAGCTCGTCGACCTGGGTGCGCAGTCGCGCGGCCGCGGACTCGCGGCCGGCCAGCAGCGCCTTGCGGGCGTCGATGTCGCTGATGAGCGTCGCCCGTTCGCGCTCCGTCGCGGGGCGGTCCGTGCGGGTCTGGATCGCGGCGATCGCCACGAGCAGCGCGAACACCGCCAGCACGACGCCCGTCAGCACGGTGTTGAACTCGCGCGACTGTTCGTACGGGCCCGACCGGACGACGTAGTAGTCGTCGTCGAGCGCGGTGTCGGCGATCTTCTCGAGCAGCCCGTCGACCTGCTCGGGCACCTGCGGTGCGGCCATCGTCAGGCCCGGACCACTCGGGGCGTCGTGGCGAGCAGGCGCCTGACCTGGAAGGCGTACAGGATGCCGCCCCACCAGTAGAGCGCGACGCCCCAGATCGTGAAGGCCCAGCCGAACACGTTCGCGAGGTCGGCCACGGTGCCGGTCGAGTCGCCGAGCAGCAGCAGCGGGAACGCGTAGAGCAGGCTCGCGGTGGCCGCCTTGCCCAGGAAGTGGACCGGCAGCGAGCTGTAGCCGCGCGTGCGCAGGAACGGCACGAGGCTGAACAGGAAGACGTCGCGCAGGGGCAGGACGACCGCGAGCCACCACGGGATGATGTCGCGGAAGCCCAGGCCGATGACGACCGCGAGGATGTAGAAGCGGTCGGCCACGGGATCGAGGATCGCGCCGATCTTGGACGCCTGGTTGAGCGAGCGGGCGAGCTTGCCGTCGAGGTAGTCGGTGACGCCGGAGATCATGAGGACGAGGAGTGCCAGGCCGTCCTTCTCGGGACCGAGCACGAGCCACAGGAACACGGGGACCAGCAGGAGACGGACGAAGCTGAGCGCGTTCGGCACGGTGAGGATGCGCTCGTCCACTCGCCGGTCTCCTCTCCGCTGTCGTCGGGAAGGTCGTCCCCGGTTGTCCACAGACAGCGTAGGACATCGGACCGGACCGGACGCTGGCGGACACGGCCGCGGTGACCACGGGCTGGGCACCGCCGTTGCACGAGGGAACAGGACTGACAGACTGAGAGTTGAAACTGACGACACAACCCATCACCCGGGGCACGACGTGCCCCACATCCCGAGGAGGATCGTGGCTGTCTACACACTTCCGGATCTGCCGTACGACTACGGCGCACTGGACCCGCACATCTCCGGCAAGATCATGGAGCTCCACCACTCGAAGCACCACGCCGCCTACGTGGCCGGCATCAACCAGGCCCTCGAGCAGCTCGAGGAGGCCCGCGACAAGAACTCCTTCGGCAACATCAACCTGCTGGAGAAGAACCTCGCGTTCCACCTCGGCGGTCACATCAACCACTCGATCTTCTGGAAGAACCTGTCGCCCGAGGGCGGCGACAAGCCGACCGGCGAGCTCGCCGCGGCGATCGACCAGGACTTCGGCTCGTTCGACGCCTTCCGCGCGCAGTTCGAGGCCACGGCGCTCGGTCTGCAGGGCTCCGGCTGGGCGATCCTGACCTGGGACACCCTGGGCCAGAAGCTCGTCGTCGTGCAGCTGTTCGACCAGCAGAACAACATCCCGGCGACGCTGATCCCGATCACGCAGCTCGACATGTGGGAGCACGCGTTCTACCTCGACTACCTCAACGTCAAGGGCGACTACGTCAAGGCGTGGTGGAACATCGTCAACTGGGCCGACGCCCAGGAGCGCTTCACCGCAGCGACCTCCGGCGGCCAGATCATCTTCTGATCCGGTCCACCGGCGACGGCGGGATCTCGACCTACTGGTCGGGGTCCCGCCGTTTTCCGTGAGCGGCCAGATCGCGCAGCCGTGCGTTGTAGGCCTCGAGGGCGGCGTCGTCGCTGCGGTCCTCGGCACGGTCGAACCGCTTGGCCTCGCGGGCGTCCGACCGGAACCACTGGAACAGGATCGCCACCATGACCAGCACGAGCGGGATCTCCCCCATCGCCCAGGCCATGCCGCCGCCGAGGTACTGGTCGGCCAGCAGGTCGGTGCGGTACGGACGGTCGAGCGACTTCCAGTAGTCGAGCGCGAAGACCGTGTTGGACGACATCACGGCGATCGCGAAGAAGGCGTGGAACGGCACCGTCACGAGCAGCGTGCCGAAGCGGGCGATCGGCGCGAGCGCGTGCGGCGACGGGTCGATGCCGATCAGCACGTAGTAGAACAGCAGGCCCACCGCGAGGAAGTGGATCTCCATGATCGCGTGGCCCCAGTGGCTGCCCATCAGCGCTTCGAAGATGCCCGTGAAGTACAGACCGTAGAGGCTGCCCACGAACAGGACAGGTCCGACGACGGGGTGCGTGACGATGCGCGAGAACCGCGACTGGAGGAACCCCAGCAGCATCGCTCGAGGTGAGACCTCGCCGGGCTGGCGTGGCCCCGGCAGGGTGCGCAGCGCGAGGGTCATCGGGGCGCCGAGGGCCAGGAAGATCGGCGCGACCATCGACAGCAGCATGTGCGACGCCATGTGGGCGCTGAACAGGACGTGCGAGTACTCCCCCAGGCCCCCGAACGTCGCCCAGGCGACCACGAGCATGCCGGCGAGCCACGACACCGTGCGACCGACGGGCCAGGCGTCACCGCGTCGTCGCATCGCCCAGACTCCGCGCAGGTAGAACGCGGTGCCGAGGGCGACGATGGCCAGGCCCACGCCGTTGCCCGACCAGCCCCAGAGCAGGCGCAGCACCGTCGGCGCGGCCGGCAGCGGCCCGCCCAGCAGCTCCTCGACGGGCGTGCGCAGCACCTCGTCACCGACAGGGGTCGGCGTGCGGGACAGTGCGACCGCCAGCCCGACGGCCGCGGCCATGACGAACACCTCGGTCGTGGCCAGGCGCAGGAATCCGCTGCCGGCCGCGACGATCCGGCGGCGCTGGGCCACGCCGAAGCAGCCGAGGGCCACCAGAGCCGTCAGCTTGGCGATCACGAGCAGGCCGTACGCGGTGCCGAAGACGTCGCTGAACGAGCGGAGTCTCACGGCGGCGTTGACCGCTCCCGACACCCCGACCACGACGAAGCCCCACAGGGCCAACGTCGAGTAGCGCGCCACGGCGGCGTCGAGACGCTTGCTGCCGCGCGTCGCGACCCAGGCCAGCGCCGTCAGGCCGCCCACCCACAGCGACACCCCGAGGATGTGCAGGTAGAGGCTCGTCGTGGCGAGGTCGTGCGAGCCCGACGACGCCGAGTGGCCCGTGAGGGCGATGGGTCCGAGCGTCGCCAGCGCGAGTCCCAGCGTCGCCGCGACGGACCGGGTGCTCAGCGTCAGGCGCGTCGCCACGGCGATGACCGCGGCACCCGCGGCCTGCAGCAGGATCGCCCGACCCTCCGCGAAGCCGAGGAATCCCGTGATGTCGGCCCAGGCCAGCTGGGTCAGCGGCTTGCCGAAGATGTCGCCCGCGACCTTGAGGAAGAAGTACGCGACGCTGGCGACGGCCCACACCGTCGCCCAGCGCGAGGCGAGGCGCACGGCCTGGACCGAGAGACCCTGCACCTCGGCCTGCGGCGACGGCAGCAGGAAGGCTGCGGCGACCAGGAAGCCGATGACGAGGACGGCCGAGAGGTCGTTGAGCAGCTTGGTGAACGGCAGCGCCCAGCCCACGAAGGCCCCGGGGTCGGCGATGCCGATGGGCGCCCGCTCGTACGATCCGCCGCCGAGCACCAGGAAGGCCGCGAGCGCGAGGCCCGCGACGATGAAGCCGACGAGGGTGTCACGCAGCGTCTGGGTCATTCCGCCTCCTCAGGGGTGCGAGCAGCAGGACGATCGCGACCACGGCTGCCAGGATGCCCCAGAACAGGTGTGAGCTGTGGCGGTGGATGAAGTCCTCCTGCTTCGGACCGGCGACCTGGGTCACGGTCCGTCCGGCGGAGACGTCGTAGGCGATGGTGCCCGTCACGGGGTGCCCGTCGGCGGACACGACCCGGTACGACGCGCTGTAGGTGCCACGCTGGCCGACGTCGGCGAGCTTCGCACTGACCGTGTTGTCGAGACCACGCACGCCCGTGACCTTGACCTGGCTGCCGTCGGGGGCGGCGACGGCCACCTGCGCTCGCCGCGACACGTTCTCGTTGAACGTGAAGGTGATCGAGGAGGGGGCCGCCGCCAGGGTCGACCCGTCCTCGGGGTCGGTGCCGACCAGCGCCGCGTGGGCGCTGGCCGGTCCGGCCCCGAGGACAAGTGCGGCCGTGACGAGCACGATGCCGCGCAGGAGCAGGTTGTTACGCACGACGCCGAGTCTGTCGCAGCGCCACAACCAGTGCCGCCAGCGCGACGACGAGGGCACCGCCACCGAGCCAGGTGCCGATGCGGTCCGTGCCGCTGTCCGTGGCGGACTCCGTGTCGGCCGAGGCCTTCGTCGTCGCTCCGTGGTCGTCGCCCGTGGGCTCACCGAGGGTCAGCGTCGGTGCCGGGTGCTCCGGCTCCTCGGCACCCTTGGCCTGCTTCTGGTCCCAGTCGACGACCTCGCCGTCGGCGTAGGTCTGCTGGGCGCTGAACGAGATCGAGTCGGCGTCGGGGAATGGGCCGCCCGAGATCGCGAACTCGTCGAACTGGCCGACGGGGATGCCGTCGCCCTCGGCCGTCCAGGTGATGGTGCTGACGGCCTCGGTCAGGTCGTAGTCGCCGACCGTCGTGGGCTTGGCGAGCGGCTTCTTGACCACGTCGACCTTCCAGCCGGGCTTGGTGCCCGCCGAGACGAAGGCGAACGGCGTGTCGGACGGCAGCGTGACGACCAGCTTGGTCGTCGCGGCGGTGTCGGACTCGTTGGGGACGCGGAACACGGCCTTGCCGAATCCCTCCTTGGCGGCGTCGGGCGACGAGACGCCGACGTGGGCCGAGGCCGGGCCTGCGATCGCCACGAGGGCGACCGTCGTGAGCGCAGCGGCGAGCCGCGCGGTGGTGCGTGTCATGAGAGTTCTTCCTGGTCGAGAGATGTGGGTGCGGGTCAGACGAGGCTGACCGGCGGCCCTCTCAACCAGAGCGAGTGCGCGAGACGGACGTCGTGGCGCGCGCGGAGTGCGACGACCGCGACCGGACGTGGACGGGTCGGTGGCACGAGCACGACGCGCAGGAGCGGGGTGACCCGCAGCGCGAGTCGCTCGGCGAGCTGCCAGACGAATGCC is a window encoding:
- a CDS encoding small basic family protein, with translation MIPVIGLVVGIAAGLLLQPTVPTALQPYLPIAIVAALDAVVGALRALGERRFNDRVFVVSFISNVLIAAFMVYLGDQLGVGSQLSTGVVVVLGIRIFANAAAIRRRIFHA
- a CDS encoding bifunctional nuclease family protein codes for the protein MREVEVVGVRVEQPTNQPLVLLREAEGVRYLPIWIGAVEASAIAYAQQGTPTVRPLTHELMQHVIESLGDELDEVRIVDVQEGTFYAVLVFASGAEVSARPSDSIALALRSGARIVCAEDVLDEAGIVSSDDDTADEDDEIEKFREFLDEVTPEQFDQ
- a CDS encoding superoxide dismutase; this translates as MAVYTLPDLPYDYGALDPHISGKIMELHHSKHHAAYVAGINQALEQLEEARDKNSFGNINLLEKNLAFHLGGHINHSIFWKNLSPEGGDKPTGELAAAIDQDFGSFDAFRAQFEATALGLQGSGWAILTWDTLGQKLVVVQLFDQQNNIPATLIPITQLDMWEHAFYLDYLNVKGDYVKAWWNIVNWADAQERFTAATSGGQIIF
- a CDS encoding cytochrome c oxidase assembly protein codes for the protein MTQTLRDTLVGFIVAGLALAAFLVLGGGSYERAPIGIADPGAFVGWALPFTKLLNDLSAVLVIGFLVAAAFLLPSPQAEVQGLSVQAVRLASRWATVWAVASVAYFFLKVAGDIFGKPLTQLAWADITGFLGFAEGRAILLQAAGAAVIAVATRLTLSTRSVAATLGLALATLGPIALTGHSASSGSHDLATTSLYLHILGVSLWVGGLTALAWVATRGSKRLDAAVARYSTLALWGFVVVGVSGAVNAAVRLRSFSDVFGTAYGLLVIAKLTALVALGCFGVAQRRRIVAAGSGFLRLATTEVFVMAAAVGLAVALSRTPTPVGDEVLRTPVEELLGGPLPAAPTVLRLLWGWSGNGVGLAIVALGTAFYLRGVWAMRRRGDAWPVGRTVSWLAGMLVVAWATFGGLGEYSHVLFSAHMASHMLLSMVAPIFLALGAPMTLALRTLPGPRQPGEVSPRAMLLGFLQSRFSRIVTHPVVGPVLFVGSLYGLYFTGIFEALMGSHWGHAIMEIHFLAVGLLFYYVLIGIDPSPHALAPIARFGTLLVTVPFHAFFAIAVMSSNTVFALDYWKSLDRPYRTDLLADQYLGGGMAWAMGEIPLVLVMVAILFQWFRSDAREAKRFDRAEDRSDDAALEAYNARLRDLAAHGKRRDPDQ
- a CDS encoding FHA domain-containing protein; translated protein: MSTPDHEPDAVPSEPRTTESAPVHQTDAVSDHTTHIPILDADTEEMTASDVSAVENLPAGSAMLLVQRGPDSGARFLLDSDSVSVGRHPDSDIFLDDISVSRRHGTFTRSSAGAGGYTVTDLGSLNGTYVNRDRIDSEITLSGGDEVQIGKYRLIYFAGALKAAE
- a CDS encoding DUF881 domain-containing protein, encoding MAAPQVPEQVDGLLEKIADTALDDDYYVVRSGPYEQSREFNTVLTGVVLAVFALLVAIAAIQTRTDRPATERERATLISDIDARKALLAGRESAAARLRTQVDELTSSVVGFDAEYEEMRLLASARPATGPGLRVTVSPGPGPRGDVTDSDLQVLVNTFWYAGAEAVSVNGKRIGSLTSVHEAGGVIKVNYQPIGPPFELVVLGDSDALEERFEQTGVRRDWLTREKNSGVLFDVTGSDDLTVEATPKARLAIKHATAIEEGDA
- a CDS encoding copper resistance CopC family protein translates to MRNNLLLRGIVLVTAALVLGAGPASAHAALVGTDPEDGSTLAAAPSSITFTFNENVSRRAQVAVAAPDGSQVKVTGVRGLDNTVSAKLADVGQRGTYSASYRVVSADGHPVTGTIAYDVSAGRTVTQVAGPKQEDFIHRHSSHLFWGILAAVVAIVLLLAPLRRRNDPDAA
- a CDS encoding YcnI family copper-binding membrane protein, yielding MTRTTARLAAALTTVALVAIAGPASAHVGVSSPDAAKEGFGKAVFRVPNESDTAATTKLVVTLPSDTPFAFVSAGTKPGWKVDVVKKPLAKPTTVGDYDLTEAVSTITWTAEGDGIPVGQFDEFAISGGPFPDADSISFSAQQTYADGEVVDWDQKQAKGAEEPEHPAPTLTLGEPTGDDHGATTKASADTESATDSGTDRIGTWLGGGALVVALAALVVALRQTRRRA
- a CDS encoding DUF881 domain-containing protein encodes the protein MPETDAPDPLEHPQGWRDLLRPRATQLVVAVLIGALAFAITVQVNDDDSDDYAGVRGDELVELLKSLDVANERLSAQIDDLTTTRDGLLSSTRRSERAEAQAKVRAEQLAILAGTAGATGPGIELVIRDPDKNIDAPALLDAIEELRDAGAEAIAINGVARVVAQTYFLDDDGQVRVGGREIKRPYRIEAIGDADGLAEAVGFRGGLVDRVATRGGSATVTKQKKVTITALADVKSPEYARPTS
- a CDS encoding CDP-alcohol phosphatidyltransferase family protein; amino-acid sequence: MSVDNRGRPSRRQRRGDRRVDERILTVPNALSFVRLLLVPVFLWLVLGPEKDGLALLVLMISGVTDYLDGKLARSLNQASKIGAILDPVADRFYILAVVIGLGFRDIIPWWLAVVLPLRDVFLFSLVPFLRTRGYSSLPVHFLGKAATASLLYAFPLLLLGDSTGTVADLANVFGWAFTIWGVALYWWGGILYAFQVRRLLATTPRVVRA
- the gcvH gene encoding glycine cleavage system protein GcvH, whose protein sequence is MIPEDLYYSEEHEWVRLDDDIATVGITDFAQDQLGDIVYVELPAVGDRVEAGSVVGELESTKSVSDIFSPLSGEVVARNDALDGGPEVINSDPYGEGWLIKLRPSEDDPAASLLEAEAYAALTSS
- a CDS encoding MerR family transcriptional regulator, yielding MIESHDNDTTATRHEAAAEASDQGLLFNDDVSPLPVDEGFRGPTACSAAGITYRQLDYWARTKLVEPTVRSATGSGTQRLYSFKDILLLKIIKRLLDAGVSLQQIRVAIDHLRVRGTDDLTQVTLMSDGASVYECRSADEVIDLLQGGQGVFGIAIGGVWKEIEGSLHELPSERAVEISTADDELAARRRARMSS
- the ftsR gene encoding transcriptional regulator FtsR, whose protein sequence is MTQPLPELSRLGIGKVLDELLPEFPDLTITKIRYLESEGLLEPERTPSGYRKFSFDDVERLRFILRQQRDKFWPLSHIRQVLDDMDRGVVPDTTQGPTARVPHLSLADDGLPTAETFLEKSGTLRLSRAELLEAAGIDGATLDAIEEFGLIPRRPTQTYYDATALQIASIVGEFSHLGLEPRHLRQFGAAADREVALFDQVVSPRSRQLDKEAAERTVASLAALSVRFQSVLVRSRLRG